From the genome of Pseudomonadota bacterium:
GATAAAGTCAAGCCGCCCGCTGAACGGCAGCCCGGCTTCCCGCATGCCGACGGCGGCGGCCTGTTCCCAGTCATAGGCGCCCCAGTAGGCTCCGGTCTCTTTTTTGCCGTATAGATGCGGAATCACCAGGAGCCGATTTTCCGGATCGAAAGGCTGCCGGCCGCGCATGATCTTGAAAGGATAGATGCGGGCCCGAGGATCCTGGTAATCGCCCTCGGGGACATTAAGTTCGACCCGGTCAACCCCATAGGGCAGGCGCTGTTCGGCCTCGAAATAAGTCATCACGCCGTTATACCAGCGATATTCGGGCTCGACCTCGCGGCCCCAAAGCATGTCGCCCTTCTGGCTGTGATAGATAACGTCGCCGAAGTCATCCTTTTTGACGATAATCTTGCCCGGCTCGGCGAATTTTCCGGCCGTGCTCCAATCCCACCACACTTTGGTGGAAACCCCGCCCCGGGCATAGGTCGGAATGTGGCAGCTCTGGCAGGCCACCTTGTCGGTGTGGTGATCAAGGATGCGGTTGCGCCGGTGCGGGCTGGATCCATGGCAGGATTCACAGGCCAGCCGCTCGCCGTCATCCTTAGGCAAGGCCGGTTCATGTTTCTGAAAAGCGGGTTTTTCGTAACAGCGCCCGGAAATCCGGTGCGCCTTGGTGACATGGCATTTGCCGCAGCTGAAATTCAGGCCCTCGGCGGCCATATGCACATCCAAGGCCTTGTCGGCCTTGAGCAGCGAGGAATCGAGATCGCCGTGCTTGACGCCGTCGCGGCCGCCACCGTAGAAATGGCAGTTGCCGCAATTTTCCCGCCCCGGCTTGCCCACCGCGCGAGCCACCCGGCGCAGATCGACCGGCGCGTAAAGTTTGCCGCCGAAACTTTTTTCGACATAGGCGGGATGGCCGCAAGCGGTGGGAAACTTGACATAAGTGGAAGTCGTGTCGTGACAGACCAGGCAGTCGATATTTTCCTGCGCGCTGAAATCGTAGTCCTTTTCACTCCAGCCGTACCCGGCGTGACAGCTGGTGCACCTGCACCAGTTCGATTGGGGCGAGATTCAGAAATTATTAACGACGTGGGCCTTACCCAGAGGAGGCTTGTCGGCTCCGGCGCCGGGTTCGCATTCCCAGGTCCAGTGTATCGAGCCTTGCACCTGAGTCCCGGCCTGATTATGACATTTCAGGCAGGCCCGAGTGACCTCGGGGCCGGTCGCGAACGGACGATCCAGCTCGGCAAAACGACTGTGATCGGCGGTGGAAAGTCCCGCCCCGGAAATTTCCCCGACGCCGGCCGCGGCGGCGCCGGCACCGCCGGTTGCCGCTCCCGACAGTCCCGGCAACAGCAACAACATCAGAAAAACCAGCCTTCGTAACCACATCAGAAACCTCCTCTTTTTTTCAGTTCCTCAAGTAAACCTTCCCTGATTTTCAAGATACCTTCGATGAACTTGGGATTGGCGACCCGATAATAAAGCGTCTTGCCGTCGCGCCGAA
Proteins encoded in this window:
- a CDS encoding tetrathionate reductase family octaheme c-type cytochrome, whose translation is MSPQSNWCRCTSCHAGYGWSEKDYDFSAQENIDCLVCHDTTSTYVKFPTACGHPAYVEKSFGGKLYAPVDLRRVARAVGKPGRENCGNCHFYGGGRDGVKHGDLDSSLLKADKALDVHMAAEGLNFSCGKCHVTKAHRISGRCYEKPAFQKHEPALPKDDGERLACESCHGSSPHRRNRILDHHTDKVACQSCHIPTYARGGVSTKVWWDWSTAGKFAEPGKIIVKKDDFGDVIYHSQKGDMLWGREVEPEYRWYNGVMTYFEAEQRLPYGVDRVELNVPEGDYQDPRARIYPFKIMRGRQPFDPENRLLVIPHLYGKKETGAYWGAYDWEQAAAVGMREAGLPFSGRLDFIETGMYWPITHMVTVKEQALGCEACHSRNGRLAGLKGFYLPGRDRWLGLDRAAGIALLLTFLGLALHAGLRFLGSRRQGGRS